In Hermetia illucens chromosome 5, iHerIll2.2.curated.20191125, whole genome shotgun sequence, a single window of DNA contains:
- the LOC119658096 gene encoding uncharacterized protein LOC119658096 codes for MRIILGLLILVAPLHTEGFCEDLFGKPTYKTSLSEAVVNVIQKFFTANQADIQILSRKSGDDFSLLYLVNEILFRIRGAISYMHWHEHLPKRIMPSTYNMLVVDDYRSFQRIYERLSKRSVNFDGYFLIIISENLEGNMEATLNRIFLDCYNRYITNVNILIRRADPDSEIIDMYTYFPFTETQCQDTQPVLHDSFVDGKFSLNVTIFPNKVRNIHRCPFTIVTWHNPPHMFIKNEPGRYILDGIDGNILGIIQRKLNFSLRFDFSAANRGNILQNGTATGALALILNGHGNITICAHGYVFTRPSRISASTNYFSASVVFAIPARKCYSSFEKLFFVFKHAVWYLTLGTYVAAIILVAVARFFSKKVVNFIIGDRNDSPYLNMFTISTGVPVYRLPKRNFARYLLMVWTLSWLVLRSAYQGALFHYLQKSEPRPQVLTLMSLLNNGFTLFVPEDCLPWFSDFPEIRRRVALMNMSLWEYFEKMQDPEYKGVVLTTDIQIDYYNHRNRNKTQIKSLEERMFSSPQNIFYPKYSYLVTTIDLIIQDCLSGGYAVADITSPPYNSRFIRLASKAGKKEK; via the exons ATGCGGATTATTTTGGGATTACTAATTCTAGTTGCACCTTTGCACACCGAAGGATTTTGTGAAGACCTATTTGGAAAGCCTACTTACAAGACATCGTTATCCGAGGCGGTTGTCAATGTCATCCAAAAGTTCTTCACTGCAAATCAGGCAGATATTCAGATTCTTTCCAGAAAATCCGGAGATGACTTCAGTCTACTCTACCTTGTAAACGAGATCCTTTTTCGTATtcgtggagcaatttcatacATGCATTGGCATGAACATCTTCCCAAACGAATTATGCCAAGCACATACAACATGCTAGTTGTGGATGACTACCGATCCTTCCAAAGAATCTACGAGAGATTATCTAAACGTTCGGTCAACTTTGATGGCTACTTTCTGATTATTATCTCCGAAAACTTAGAGGGAAACATGGAAGCTACTCTGAACCGTATTTTCTTGGACTGCTACAATAGGTATATAACGAATGTGAACATTTTAATAAGGAGAGCCGATCCTGATTCTGAAATAATTGATATGTACACCTATTTCCCCTTCACGGAGACACAATGCCAGGACACCCAACCAGTTCTTCATGATTCCTTCGTGGATGGAAAGTTTTCTTTGAATGTAACTATTTTCCCGAATAAAGTACGGAATATCCATCGCTGTCCATTCACGATAGTTACGTGGCACAATCCACCCCATATGTTCATTAAAAATGAACCAGGAAGATATATCCTTGACGGGATTGATGGAAATATCCTAGGCATCATCCagagaaaattgaatttcagtctGCGGTTCGATTTCAGTGCAGCTAACCGCGGGAATATTTTGCAGAACGGTACGGCCACTGGCGCACTTGCATTG ATTCTCAATGGACACGGTAATATTACTATCTGCGCACATGGATACGTGTTCACACGGCCATCAAGGATATCAGCAAGTACAAACTATTTCTCGGCATCTGTTGTGTTCGCCATCCCCGCCCGGAAGTGTTACTCATCCTTCGAGAAGTTATTTTTCGTATTCAAACACGCTGTTTGGTACCTCACCCTCGGAACCTACGTCGCAGCTATTATTCTAGTAGCGGTTGCACGATTTTTCAGCAAAAAAGTCGTGAATTTCATCATAGGAGATCGCAATGATTCACCTTATTTAAACATGTTCACCATCTCAACTGGAGTACCCGTCTACAGACTACCTAAACGCAATTTTGCTCGATATCTACTGATGGTTTGGACATTAAGTTGGTTGGTTCTCAGAAGTGCCTACCAAGGTGCCCTTTTCCATTATCTCCAAAAAAGTGAACCGCGTCCGCAAGTGTTAACACTGATGTCCTTATTGAACAATGGTTTCACTCTATTCGTGCCTGAAGATTGCTTGCCGTGGTTTTCAGATTTCCCAGAAATCAGGCGACGCGTTGCCTTAATGAACATGAGCCTTTGGGAGTATTTCGAAAAGATGCAAGATCCCGAATATAAGGGAGTCGTTCTGACTACAGATATCCAGATTGACTACTACAATCACCGCAACCGAAATAAGACGCAAATTAAAAGCCTGGAAGAAAGAATGTTCAGCTCACCGCAAAACATTTTCTACCCAAAATATTCGTACTTGGTCACCACAATTGATCTGATTATTCAAGACTGTCTCTCCGGGGG CTATGCTGTTGCAGACATCACATCACCCCCCTACAATAGTAGGTTTATTCGCTTAGCATCGAAAGCAGGAAAGAAGGAAAAGTAG